In one window of Pseudomonas benzenivorans DNA:
- a CDS encoding crotonase/enoyl-CoA hydratase family protein, whose amino-acid sequence MSDYKAFRVELADKVAHVTINRPEKVNAMNADFWSEIIEIFRWVDATDEVRVVVLSGAGKHFSSGIDLMLLAQVGSQLGKDVGRNAETLRRKILELQGSFNAVDQCRKPVLAAIQGYCLGGAIDLIAACDMRYSTVDAQFSIKEIDIGMAADVGTLQRLPRIIGDGMMRELAYTGRTIDGEEARRIGLVNRTFGDASALLDGVMEIAWEIAAKSPIAVRGTKEMIRYMRDHRVDDGLEYVATWNAAMLQSADLRVAMAAHMSKQKPEFAD is encoded by the coding sequence GTGTCCGACTACAAAGCCTTTCGTGTCGAGTTGGCAGATAAGGTCGCCCATGTGACGATCAATCGGCCGGAAAAGGTCAATGCCATGAATGCCGACTTCTGGTCGGAGATCATCGAGATCTTCCGCTGGGTCGACGCCACGGACGAGGTCCGGGTGGTGGTTTTGTCGGGGGCCGGCAAGCATTTCTCCTCCGGTATCGACCTGATGCTGCTGGCCCAGGTCGGCAGCCAGCTGGGCAAGGACGTCGGCCGCAACGCCGAGACCCTGCGGCGCAAGATCCTCGAGCTGCAGGGTTCGTTCAATGCCGTGGACCAGTGTCGCAAGCCGGTGCTGGCGGCGATCCAGGGCTACTGCCTGGGCGGTGCCATCGACCTGATCGCCGCCTGCGACATGCGTTATTCCACCGTCGATGCGCAGTTCTCGATCAAGGAGATCGACATCGGCATGGCCGCGGATGTCGGCACCCTGCAGCGCCTGCCGCGGATCATCGGCGACGGCATGATGCGCGAGCTGGCCTATACCGGTCGGACCATCGACGGCGAGGAAGCGCGCCGCATCGGCCTGGTCAACCGCACCTTCGGCGATGCCTCGGCGCTGCTCGACGGGGTGATGGAGATCGCCTGGGAGATCGCCGCCAAGTCGCCGATCGCGGTGCGTGGCACCAAGGAAATGATTCGCTACATGCGCGACCACCGGGTCGACGATGGCCTGGAGTACGTCGCCACCTGGAACGCCGCGATGCTGCAGTCGGCAGATCTGCGCGTGGCCATGGCGGCGCACATGAGCAAGCAGAAACCGGAGTTCGCCGACTGA
- a CDS encoding ABC transporter permease, producing MNWELIVKWLPRLAEGAWLTLELVGIAVIAGLILALPLGIARASRHWWLRVVPYGYIFFFRGTPLLVQLFLVYYGLAQFDAVREGPLWPYLRDAYWCAIITLTLHTAAYIAEILRGAIQAVPPGEIEAARALGMAHWQALLYIVLPRAARIGLPAYSNEVILMLKASALASTITLLELTGMSRTIIARTYQPVEIFFAAGLFYLLAAYLLVQAFRLLERRLRVDACQGR from the coding sequence ATGAACTGGGAACTGATCGTCAAGTGGCTGCCGCGCCTGGCCGAGGGCGCCTGGCTGACCCTGGAGCTGGTCGGCATCGCGGTGATCGCCGGGCTGATCCTGGCGTTGCCCCTGGGCATCGCCCGGGCCTCGCGGCACTGGTGGCTGCGGGTGGTGCCCTACGGCTACATCTTCTTCTTCCGCGGCACGCCGCTGCTGGTGCAGCTGTTCCTGGTCTACTACGGCCTGGCGCAGTTCGATGCGGTGCGCGAGGGGCCGCTGTGGCCCTACCTGCGCGACGCCTACTGGTGCGCCATCATCACCCTGACGCTGCACACCGCCGCCTATATCGCCGAGATCCTGCGGGGCGCCATCCAGGCGGTGCCGCCGGGGGAGATAGAGGCGGCACGGGCCCTGGGCATGGCGCACTGGCAGGCGCTGCTGTACATCGTCCTGCCGCGGGCCGCGCGCATCGGCCTGCCGGCCTACAGCAACGAGGTGATCCTGATGCTCAAGGCCAGCGCCCTGGCCAGCACCATCACCCTGCTGGAGCTGACCGGCATGTCGCGCACCATCATCGCCCGCACCTACCAGCCGGTGGAGATCTTCTTCGCCGCCGGGCTGTTCTACCTGCTCGCCGCCTACCTGCTGGTACAGGCCTTCCGCCTGCTGGAGCGACGTCTGCGGGTGGACGCCTGCCAGGGACGGTGA
- the gfa gene encoding S-(hydroxymethyl)glutathione synthase yields the protein MTSTFSIHPAVDNGIQPGVEGFAGGTLVCHCPQDPVKVQIDAQSAHNHACGCTKCWKPKGALFSLVAVVPRDKLKVTEHAEKLAVVDAGATIQRHACRQCGVHMFGRIENSAHPFYGLDFVHTELSPDRGWSAPQFAAFVSSIIESGTSPALMGEVRARLKSLGLEPYDCLSPALMDAIATHVAKAAGTLKG from the coding sequence ATGACCAGCACATTCTCGATTCACCCGGCGGTCGACAACGGCATCCAACCCGGTGTCGAGGGCTTCGCCGGCGGCACCCTGGTCTGTCATTGCCCCCAGGACCCGGTCAAGGTGCAGATCGACGCGCAGTCGGCGCACAATCACGCCTGCGGCTGCACCAAATGCTGGAAGCCCAAGGGCGCCTTGTTCTCCCTGGTGGCGGTGGTGCCACGGGACAAGCTCAAGGTCACCGAGCACGCCGAGAAGCTCGCCGTGGTCGACGCCGGCGCCACCATCCAGCGCCACGCCTGTCGCCAGTGCGGGGTACACATGTTCGGCCGCATCGAGAACAGCGCACACCCCTTCTACGGGCTCGATTTCGTCCACACCGAACTGTCGCCGGACCGGGGCTGGTCCGCCCCGCAGTTCGCCGCCTTCGTGTCCTCGATCATCGAGTCGGGCACCAGCCCGGCGCTCATGGGCGAGGTGCGCGCCCGCCTGAAGTCGCTCGGCCTGGAGCCCTACGACTGCCTGTCGCCGGCCCTGATGGATGCCATCGCCACACACGTGGCCAAGGCCGCGGGCACGCTGAAGGGCTGA
- a CDS encoding Lrp/AsnC family transcriptional regulator, producing MSDLNPLRLDDIDRQLIAALQLNARESVAMLARKLGIARTTVISRIARLEKNKVITGYGLRLGQRVLDGGLQAYVGITLQPRSGKEVLRRLTSMAEVQQLCTVSGEFDFVAWLRADSPERLDQLLDEIGEVDGVEKTTTSIILSCKLDRGQKL from the coding sequence ATGTCTGATCTGAACCCGTTGCGCCTGGACGATATCGACCGCCAGCTGATCGCCGCGCTGCAACTCAACGCCCGCGAGAGCGTGGCCATGCTGGCGCGCAAACTGGGCATCGCCCGCACCACGGTGATCTCGCGCATCGCCCGGTTGGAGAAGAACAAGGTCATCACCGGCTACGGCCTGCGCCTGGGCCAGCGGGTGCTGGACGGCGGCCTGCAGGCCTATGTCGGCATCACCCTGCAGCCGCGCTCGGGCAAGGAGGTGCTGCGCCGCCTGACCAGCATGGCCGAGGTGCAGCAGCTGTGTACCGTCAGTGGCGAGTTCGATTTCGTTGCCTGGTTGCGCGCCGATTCGCCGGAGCGCCTCGACCAGCTGCTGGACGAGATCGGCGAGGTGGACGGGGTGGAGAAGACCACCACCTCGATCATCCTCTCGTGCAAGCTGGATCGCGGACAGAAGCTCTAG
- a CDS encoding saccharopine dehydrogenase family protein: MNVLLLGAGHIGYTIAQLLHKSGDYQVLVADRDATSLQAIADLGIATRELDSADSKALEAAMQGQDAVLNALPYHMAIAVAQAAKATATHYFDLTEDVHATKTIMELAKDAKTAFMPQCGLAPGFIGIAAHSLARHFDSVREVKMRVGALPEFPTNALKYNLTWSVDGLVNEYCHPCEAIRNGKLQMVQPLEGLEHFSLDGVEYEAFNTSGGLGTLCETLQGKVEVLDYKTVRYPGHRDLMKFLLEDLRLADNQDKLKDILHGAVPSTMQDVVLVFVTVNGLRGGKLVQEVFSRKIFAAEQNGRLTSAIQITTAAGICAALDLFREQRLPQSGFISQEQVSLEDFLGNRFGQAYEEQEVQTQEAA, encoded by the coding sequence ATGAACGTCCTCCTGCTCGGCGCGGGCCACATCGGCTACACCATCGCCCAACTGCTGCACAAATCCGGCGACTACCAGGTGCTGGTGGCCGACCGCGACGCCACCTCGCTGCAGGCCATCGCCGACCTGGGCATCGCCACCCGCGAGCTCGACTCGGCCGACAGCAAAGCCCTGGAAGCCGCCATGCAGGGTCAGGATGCGGTGCTCAACGCCCTGCCCTATCACATGGCCATCGCCGTGGCCCAAGCCGCCAAGGCCACCGCCACCCACTACTTCGACCTGACCGAAGACGTGCACGCGACCAAGACCATCATGGAACTGGCCAAGGACGCCAAGACCGCCTTCATGCCGCAGTGCGGCCTGGCCCCGGGCTTTATCGGCATCGCCGCCCACTCCCTGGCGCGCCACTTCGACAGCGTGCGCGAGGTGAAGATGCGCGTCGGCGCCCTGCCCGAGTTCCCCACCAATGCGCTGAAGTACAACCTGACCTGGAGTGTCGACGGCCTGGTCAACGAGTACTGCCACCCCTGCGAGGCGATCCGCAACGGCAAGCTGCAGATGGTCCAGCCACTGGAAGGTCTGGAGCACTTCTCCCTAGACGGCGTCGAGTACGAGGCCTTCAACACCTCCGGCGGCCTCGGCACCCTGTGCGAGACCCTGCAAGGCAAGGTCGAGGTGCTCGACTACAAGACCGTGCGCTACCCGGGCCACCGCGACCTGATGAAGTTCCTCCTGGAGGACCTGCGCCTGGCCGACAACCAGGACAAGCTCAAGGACATCCTGCACGGCGCGGTGCCCAGCACCATGCAGGACGTGGTGCTGGTGTTCGTCACCGTCAATGGCCTGCGCGGCGGCAAGCTGGTGCAGGAAGTGTTCAGCCGCAAGATCTTCGCCGCCGAACAGAACGGCCGCCTGACCAGTGCCATCCAGATCACCACCGCCGCCGGCATCTGCGCCGCCCTGGACCTGTTCCGCGAGCAGCGCCTGCCGCAGTCGGGCTTCATCAGCCAGGAGCAGGTGTCGCTGGAAGACTTCCTGGGCAACCGTTTCGGTCAGGCCTACGAGGAGCAAGAGGTGCAGACTCAAGAGGCCGCCTAA
- a CDS encoding ABC transporter ATP-binding protein — protein MTSSPFALEIRDLHKRYGDHEVLKGISLGARDGDVISILGSSGSGKSTFLRCINLLENPHQGQIIVNGEELQLKRGAAGELHAASAKQINRLRSELGFVFQNFNLWPHMSVLDNITEAPRRVLGLSKAEATERAEALLAKVGIADKRHVYPNQLSGGQQQRAAIARTLCMEPKVILFDEPTSALDPEMVQEVLSVIRALAEEGRTMLLVTHEMNFARQVSSEVVFLHQGLVEEQGPPEQVFDNPQSARCKQFMSSNH, from the coding sequence ATGACCAGCTCCCCCTTCGCCCTGGAGATTCGCGACCTGCACAAGCGCTACGGCGATCACGAGGTGCTCAAGGGCATCTCGTTGGGCGCCCGCGACGGCGACGTGATCTCCATCCTCGGCTCCTCCGGCTCCGGCAAGTCGACCTTCCTGCGTTGCATCAATCTGCTGGAAAACCCCCATCAGGGGCAGATCATCGTCAATGGCGAGGAACTGCAGCTCAAACGCGGGGCGGCCGGCGAACTGCACGCGGCCAGCGCCAAGCAGATCAACCGGCTGCGCAGCGAGCTGGGCTTCGTCTTCCAGAACTTCAACCTGTGGCCGCACATGAGCGTGCTCGACAACATCACCGAGGCGCCGCGCCGGGTGCTGGGCCTGAGCAAGGCCGAGGCCACCGAACGGGCCGAGGCGCTGCTGGCCAAGGTCGGCATCGCCGACAAGCGTCACGTCTACCCCAACCAGCTGTCCGGCGGCCAGCAGCAGCGCGCGGCCATCGCCCGCACCCTGTGCATGGAACCCAAGGTGATCCTGTTCGACGAGCCGACCTCGGCCCTCGACCCGGAAATGGTCCAGGAAGTGCTCAGCGTTATCCGCGCCCTGGCCGAGGAGGGCCGCACCATGCTGCTGGTCACTCACGAGATGAATTTCGCCCGCCAGGTGTCCAGCGAGGTGGTGTTCCTCCATCAGGGCCTGGTGGAGGAGCAGGGCCCGCCGGAGCAGGTGTTCGACAACCCGCAGTCGGCGCGCTGCAAGCAGTTCATGTCCAGTAACCACTGA
- a CDS encoding ABC transporter permease, with translation MTLDLFGFGPALLAGAAMTIKLALSALSLGLVLGLLGALAKTSPYKPLQWLGGSYSTLVRGVPELLWVLLIYFGTVSLMRSLADLLGVVSLELSPFAAGTIALGLCFGAYATEVFRGAILAIPKGHREAGQALGLSKPRILWRLILPQMWRIALPGLGNLFMILMKDTALVSVIGLEEIMRRSQIAVTASKEPFTFFLVAAFIYLSLTILAMIGLHLLEKRASRGFLRAAA, from the coding sequence ATGACTCTCGATCTCTTTGGATTCGGCCCGGCGCTGCTCGCCGGCGCCGCGATGACCATCAAGTTGGCGCTGTCGGCGCTGAGCCTGGGCCTGGTCCTCGGGCTGCTCGGCGCCCTGGCCAAGACTTCGCCGTACAAGCCGCTGCAATGGCTGGGCGGCAGCTATTCGACCCTGGTGCGCGGCGTGCCCGAGTTGCTCTGGGTGCTGCTGATCTACTTCGGCACGGTCAGTTTGATGCGCAGCCTGGCCGACCTGCTCGGCGTGGTCAGCCTGGAACTGTCGCCCTTCGCCGCCGGCACCATCGCCCTCGGCCTGTGCTTCGGCGCCTACGCCACCGAGGTGTTCCGCGGCGCCATCCTGGCCATCCCCAAGGGCCACCGCGAGGCCGGCCAGGCCCTCGGCCTGTCCAAGCCCCGGATACTCTGGCGGCTGATCCTGCCGCAGATGTGGCGCATCGCCCTGCCGGGCCTGGGCAACCTGTTCATGATCCTGATGAAGGACACCGCCCTGGTCTCGGTGATCGGCCTGGAGGAGATCATGCGCCGCTCGCAGATCGCCGTGACCGCCAGCAAGGAACCCTTCACCTTCTTCCTGGTGGCCGCGTTCATCTACCTGAGCCTGACCATTCTCGCCATGATCGGCCTGCACCTGCTCGAGAAGCGTGCCAGCCGTGGATTCCTGAGGGCTGCCGCATGA
- a CDS encoding ABC transporter substrate-binding protein has translation MHNYKKILLAAAATLAFATPAVAADKLKIGTEGAYPPFNLIDADGQVVGFDVEIAQALCAKLQAECEVVTSDWDGIIPALNARKFDFLVSSMSITEERQQAVDFTEPYYTNKLQFIAPKGRDLKADKAGLQGKVIGAQRATIAGTWLEDNLDGVVDIKLYDTQENAYLDLSSGRLDGVLADTFVNWEWLKSEVGQNFEFKGEPVLDNDKIGVAVRKGDPLREKLNAALKEMVADGTYQQINDKYFPFSIY, from the coding sequence ATGCATAACTACAAGAAGATCCTGCTGGCCGCGGCCGCCACCCTGGCCTTCGCCACTCCTGCGGTGGCCGCCGACAAGCTGAAGATCGGCACCGAAGGCGCCTACCCCCCCTTCAACCTGATCGACGCCGATGGCCAGGTGGTCGGCTTCGACGTGGAGATCGCCCAGGCCCTGTGCGCCAAGCTGCAGGCCGAGTGCGAAGTGGTCACCTCCGATTGGGACGGCATCATCCCGGCGCTGAATGCCAGGAAGTTCGACTTCCTCGTGTCGTCGATGTCGATCACCGAGGAACGCCAGCAGGCGGTCGACTTCACCGAGCCCTACTACACCAACAAGCTGCAGTTCATCGCGCCGAAAGGCCGCGACCTGAAGGCCGACAAGGCCGGCCTGCAGGGCAAGGTGATCGGCGCCCAGCGCGCCACCATCGCCGGCACCTGGCTGGAAGACAACCTCGACGGCGTGGTCGACATCAAGCTGTACGACACCCAGGAAAACGCATACCTCGACCTGTCCTCGGGCCGTCTCGACGGCGTGCTGGCGGATACCTTCGTCAACTGGGAATGGCTCAAGAGCGAGGTCGGGCAGAACTTCGAGTTCAAGGGCGAGCCGGTGCTGGACAACGACAAGATTGGGGTGGCCGTGCGCAAGGGCGATCCGCTGCGCGAGAAGCTCAACGCCGCGTTGAAGGAGATGGTCGCCGACGGCACCTACCAGCAGATCAACGACAAGTACTTCCCCTTCAGCATCTATTGA
- a CDS encoding arginine/lysine/ornithine decarboxylase yields the protein MYKDLKFPVLIVHRDIKADTVAGERVRAIARELEQDGFSIVATASAAEGRIVASTHHGLACILVTAEGAGENKHLLADMVELIRIARVRAPHLPIFALGEQVTIENAPAEAMADLNQLRGILYLFEDTVAFLARQVARAARNYLDGLLPPFFKALVQHTAQSNYSWHTPGHGGGVAYRKSPVGQAFHQFFGENTLRSDLSVSVPELGSLLDHTGPLAEAEARAARNFGADHTYFVINGTSTANKIVWHSMVGRDDLVLVDRNCHKSILHSIIMTGAIPLYLSPERNELGIIGPIPLSEFSADSIRAKIAASPLAQARAAGGGAPKVKLAVVTNSTYDGLCYNAELIKQTLGDSVEVLHFDEAWYAYAAFHEFYAGRYGMGTSCEAEGPLVFTTHSTHKLLAAFSQASMIHVRDSGSRQLDRDRFNEAFMMHISTSPQYGIIASLDVASAMMEGPAGRSLIQETFDEALSFRRALANLRQNLEADDWWFSIWQPPRAEGAEEVATGDWLLQPQADWHGFGEVADDYVLLDPIKVTLVTPGLTAGGTLDQCGIPAAVVGKFLWERGLVVEKTGLYSFLVLFSMGITKGKWSTLLTELLEFKRCYDANQALSEALPSIAQAGGAHYQGMGLRDLCDALHGCYRENATAKALKRMYTVLPEVALKPADAYDQLVRGEVEAVPIDRLEGRIAAVMLVPYPPGIPLIMPGERFTPATRAIIDYLAFARTFDNSFPGFDADVHGLQRQEGPQGTLYTVDCIKA from the coding sequence ATGTACAAAGACCTCAAGTTCCCCGTGCTGATCGTCCACCGCGACATCAAGGCCGACACCGTGGCCGGCGAGCGGGTGCGGGCCATCGCCCGCGAACTGGAACAGGACGGCTTCAGCATCGTCGCCACCGCCAGCGCCGCGGAGGGCCGCATCGTCGCCTCGACCCACCACGGCCTGGCCTGCATCCTGGTGACGGCCGAGGGCGCGGGGGAGAACAAGCACCTTCTGGCGGACATGGTCGAGCTGATCCGTATCGCCCGGGTGCGGGCGCCGCACTTGCCGATCTTCGCCCTCGGCGAGCAGGTGACCATCGAGAACGCGCCGGCCGAGGCCATGGCCGACCTCAACCAGCTGCGCGGCATCCTCTACCTGTTCGAGGACACGGTGGCGTTCCTCGCTCGCCAGGTGGCTCGCGCCGCACGCAATTACCTCGACGGCCTACTGCCGCCGTTCTTCAAGGCCCTGGTGCAGCACACCGCCCAGTCCAACTACTCCTGGCACACCCCCGGCCATGGCGGCGGCGTGGCCTACCGCAAGAGCCCGGTGGGCCAGGCCTTCCACCAGTTCTTCGGCGAGAACACGCTGCGCTCGGACCTGTCGGTGTCGGTGCCGGAGCTGGGTTCGCTGCTGGATCACACCGGTCCCCTGGCCGAGGCCGAGGCGCGGGCGGCGCGCAACTTCGGCGCCGACCACACCTACTTCGTGATCAACGGCACCTCGACGGCCAACAAGATCGTCTGGCACAGCATGGTCGGTCGCGACGACCTGGTGCTGGTGGACCGCAACTGCCACAAGTCGATCCTCCATTCGATCATCATGACCGGCGCCATCCCCCTGTACCTGAGCCCGGAACGCAACGAGCTGGGCATCATCGGGCCGATTCCGTTGAGCGAGTTCTCCGCCGACTCGATCCGCGCCAAGATCGCCGCCAGCCCGCTGGCCCAGGCCCGCGCGGCCGGCGGCGGGGCGCCGAAGGTCAAGCTCGCGGTGGTGACCAACTCCACCTACGACGGCCTGTGTTACAACGCCGAGCTGATCAAGCAGACCCTGGGCGACAGCGTCGAGGTGCTGCACTTCGACGAGGCCTGGTACGCCTATGCCGCCTTCCACGAGTTCTATGCCGGGCGTTACGGCATGGGCACTTCGTGCGAGGCCGAGGGGCCGCTGGTGTTCACCACTCATTCCACCCACAAGCTGCTGGCGGCCTTCAGCCAGGCCTCGATGATCCACGTGCGGGACAGCGGCAGCCGCCAGCTGGATCGCGACCGCTTCAACGAAGCCTTCATGATGCATATTTCCACCTCGCCGCAGTACGGCATCATCGCCTCCCTGGACGTGGCCTCGGCGATGATGGAGGGGCCGGCCGGTCGCTCGCTGATCCAGGAGACCTTCGACGAGGCCCTGAGCTTTCGCCGTGCCCTGGCCAATCTGCGGCAGAACCTCGAGGCCGACGACTGGTGGTTCAGCATCTGGCAACCGCCCCGGGCCGAAGGCGCGGAAGAGGTGGCCACCGGCGACTGGCTGCTGCAGCCCCAGGCGGACTGGCACGGTTTCGGCGAGGTGGCCGATGACTATGTGCTGCTCGACCCGATCAAGGTCACCCTGGTGACCCCGGGGCTGACCGCCGGCGGCACCCTGGACCAGTGCGGGATACCCGCGGCGGTGGTCGGCAAGTTCCTCTGGGAGCGCGGCCTGGTGGTGGAGAAGACCGGTCTGTACTCCTTCCTGGTGCTGTTCTCCATGGGCATCACCAAGGGCAAGTGGAGCACCCTGCTGACCGAGTTGCTGGAGTTCAAGCGCTGCTACGACGCGAACCAGGCGTTGAGCGAGGCCTTGCCCTCCATCGCCCAGGCCGGTGGCGCCCACTACCAGGGCATGGGCCTGCGCGACCTGTGCGATGCACTGCACGGCTGCTACCGGGAGAACGCCACGGCCAAGGCGCTCAAGCGCATGTACACGGTGCTGCCGGAGGTGGCGCTGAAGCCGGCCGACGCCTACGACCAGCTGGTGCGCGGCGAGGTTGAGGCCGTGCCGATCGACCGGCTCGAAGGGCGCATCGCCGCGGTGATGCTGGTGCCTTACCCGCCGGGCATTCCGCTGATCATGCCGGGCGAGCGCTTCACCCCGGCCACCCGGGCGATCATCGATTACCTGGCGTTCGCCCGCACCTTCGATAACAGCTTCCCCGGCTTCGATGCGGACGTGCATGGCCTGCAGCGCCAGGAGGGCCCGCAGGGCACGCTCTACACGGTCGACTGCATCAAGGCCTAG